One part of the Anguilla anguilla isolate fAngAng1 chromosome 11, fAngAng1.pri, whole genome shotgun sequence genome encodes these proteins:
- the calcrl2 gene encoding calcitonin gene-related peptide type 1 receptor isoform X1 — protein MINGCFEIQLFRKAFWRPLSEPHRGSMKRQQSSLVLLLLLLLLVFFQDCVCGDGSPAALSKGQLTVPNSTSVRSSRIHILAAQFECYLKIINDPPRSDGGVYCNRTWDGWLCWGDSSPGVAVQICPDYFHDFDPSEKVTKVCDSDGQWFRHPESSRIWSNYTQCTAYTMGKRQLALSSYYLAIVGHVLSLVSLLISLAIFSYFKNLSCQRVSLHKNMFLSFIFNSILTVIWLSVVVHGQHLVAINSIGCKILSSLISYALGSIYFWMLCEGIYLHTLIVVAVFMGEQHLGWYYVLGWGFPLVPAVTHAVARWLYFDDKCWISSDTNLVYIIHSPIYAALLANLFFLLNIMRVLITKLRVTHSAQSNMYMKVVRGTLLLVPLLGIQFILVPSRPQGRLLKAVYEFVMNIFTHYQGLQVAIIFCFCNGEVQTALKRHWAQYRFRCKGPLATNDSHSNGQTSITEMSRAVVSLKPQKPLPPLEPGNKQANGQSNGQCSSNGQRHALETLESTVI, from the exons TTGTTTCGTAAGGCTTTCTGGCGCCCCCTGTCTGAGCCTCACAGGGGCAGCATGAAGAGGCAACAGTCATCcttggtgctgctgctgcttctactATTGCTGGTGTTTTTTCAg GACTGTGTTTGTGGGGACGGCAGTCCCGCAGCGCTGTCCAAGGGTCAGCTGACCGTGCCGAACTCCACCTCCGTCAGGTCCTCCCGCATTCACATCCTGGCGGCACAGTTTGAGTGCTACCTGAAGATCATCAACGACCCGCCGAGATCCGACGGAG GTGTGTACTGCAATCGTACCTGGGATGGCTGGCTCTGCTGGGGGGACTCCAGCCCTGGCGTGGCCGTGCAGATCTGCCCCGATTATTTCCACGATTTCGACCCCTCCG AAAAGGTGACCAAAGTGTGTGACTCTGACGGTCAGTGGTTCCGTCACCCGGAGAGCAGCCGCATCTGGTCCAACTACACGCAGTGCACTGCCTACACCATGGGAAAGCGCCAG cTGGCTCTCAGTTCGTACTACCTGGCCATCGTGGGCCACGTACTGTCTCTGGTGTCCCTGCTCATCTCTCTTGCCATCTTCTCTTACTTCAA GAACCTGAGTTGCCAGAGAGTCTCCCTCCACAAGAACATGTTCCTCTCCTTTATCTTCAACTCCATCCTCACTGTCATTTGGCTCTCAGTCGTGGTCCACGGGCAGCATCTGGTGGCCATAAACTCG ATTGGGTGCAAGATTTTGTCCTCCCTGATATCCTACGCCCTCGGCTCCATCTACTTCTGGATGCTGTGTGAAGGGATCTACCTGCACACGCTCATTGTGGTGGCCGTGTTCATGGGGGAGCAGCATTTGGGCTGGTACTACGTCCTGGGCTGGG GCTTCCCGCTGGTTCCCGCGGTAACGCATGCTGTGGCTCGCTGGCTCTACTTCGATGACAA ATGCTGGATCAGTTCGGACACCAACCTGGTATACATCATCCACTCCCCCATTTACGCCGCCCTGCTG GCGAACCTGTTCTTCCTGCTCAACATCATGCGGGTCCTGATCACCAAGCTGCGTGTGACGCACAGCGCTCAGTCCAACATGTACATGAAGGTGGTGCGGGGGACCCTGCTCCTGGTGCCCCTGCTGGGCATCCAGTTCATCCTGGTGCCCTCCAGGCCCCAGGGCCGGCTGCTCAAGGCCGTCTACGAGTTCGTCATGAACATCTTCACCCACTACCAG GGTCTGCAAGTTGCCATCATTTTCTGCTTCTGCAATGGGGAG GTGCAGACAGCGCTGAAGCGACACTGGGCGCAGTACAGGTTCCGGTGCAAAGGCCCTCTGGCGACCAACGACTCCCACTCCAACGGCCAGACTTCCATCACCGAGATGAGCCGGGCTGTGGTGAGCCTGAAGCCTCAGAAACCACTCCCCCCTCTGGAGCCTGGCAACAAGCAGGCCAATGGGCAGAGCAACGGCCAGTGCAGCTCCAACGGACAGCGGCATGCGCTCGAAACCTTGGAGTCCACCGTCATCTGA
- the calcrl2 gene encoding calcitonin gene-related peptide type 1 receptor isoform X2, producing the protein MKRQQSSLVLLLLLLLLVFFQDCVCGDGSPAALSKGQLTVPNSTSVRSSRIHILAAQFECYLKIINDPPRSDGGVYCNRTWDGWLCWGDSSPGVAVQICPDYFHDFDPSEKVTKVCDSDGQWFRHPESSRIWSNYTQCTAYTMGKRQLALSSYYLAIVGHVLSLVSLLISLAIFSYFKNLSCQRVSLHKNMFLSFIFNSILTVIWLSVVVHGQHLVAINSIGCKILSSLISYALGSIYFWMLCEGIYLHTLIVVAVFMGEQHLGWYYVLGWGFPLVPAVTHAVARWLYFDDKCWISSDTNLVYIIHSPIYAALLANLFFLLNIMRVLITKLRVTHSAQSNMYMKVVRGTLLLVPLLGIQFILVPSRPQGRLLKAVYEFVMNIFTHYQGLQVAIIFCFCNGEVQTALKRHWAQYRFRCKGPLATNDSHSNGQTSITEMSRAVVSLKPQKPLPPLEPGNKQANGQSNGQCSSNGQRHALETLESTVI; encoded by the exons ATGAAGAGGCAACAGTCATCcttggtgctgctgctgcttctactATTGCTGGTGTTTTTTCAg GACTGTGTTTGTGGGGACGGCAGTCCCGCAGCGCTGTCCAAGGGTCAGCTGACCGTGCCGAACTCCACCTCCGTCAGGTCCTCCCGCATTCACATCCTGGCGGCACAGTTTGAGTGCTACCTGAAGATCATCAACGACCCGCCGAGATCCGACGGAG GTGTGTACTGCAATCGTACCTGGGATGGCTGGCTCTGCTGGGGGGACTCCAGCCCTGGCGTGGCCGTGCAGATCTGCCCCGATTATTTCCACGATTTCGACCCCTCCG AAAAGGTGACCAAAGTGTGTGACTCTGACGGTCAGTGGTTCCGTCACCCGGAGAGCAGCCGCATCTGGTCCAACTACACGCAGTGCACTGCCTACACCATGGGAAAGCGCCAG cTGGCTCTCAGTTCGTACTACCTGGCCATCGTGGGCCACGTACTGTCTCTGGTGTCCCTGCTCATCTCTCTTGCCATCTTCTCTTACTTCAA GAACCTGAGTTGCCAGAGAGTCTCCCTCCACAAGAACATGTTCCTCTCCTTTATCTTCAACTCCATCCTCACTGTCATTTGGCTCTCAGTCGTGGTCCACGGGCAGCATCTGGTGGCCATAAACTCG ATTGGGTGCAAGATTTTGTCCTCCCTGATATCCTACGCCCTCGGCTCCATCTACTTCTGGATGCTGTGTGAAGGGATCTACCTGCACACGCTCATTGTGGTGGCCGTGTTCATGGGGGAGCAGCATTTGGGCTGGTACTACGTCCTGGGCTGGG GCTTCCCGCTGGTTCCCGCGGTAACGCATGCTGTGGCTCGCTGGCTCTACTTCGATGACAA ATGCTGGATCAGTTCGGACACCAACCTGGTATACATCATCCACTCCCCCATTTACGCCGCCCTGCTG GCGAACCTGTTCTTCCTGCTCAACATCATGCGGGTCCTGATCACCAAGCTGCGTGTGACGCACAGCGCTCAGTCCAACATGTACATGAAGGTGGTGCGGGGGACCCTGCTCCTGGTGCCCCTGCTGGGCATCCAGTTCATCCTGGTGCCCTCCAGGCCCCAGGGCCGGCTGCTCAAGGCCGTCTACGAGTTCGTCATGAACATCTTCACCCACTACCAG GGTCTGCAAGTTGCCATCATTTTCTGCTTCTGCAATGGGGAG GTGCAGACAGCGCTGAAGCGACACTGGGCGCAGTACAGGTTCCGGTGCAAAGGCCCTCTGGCGACCAACGACTCCCACTCCAACGGCCAGACTTCCATCACCGAGATGAGCCGGGCTGTGGTGAGCCTGAAGCCTCAGAAACCACTCCCCCCTCTGGAGCCTGGCAACAAGCAGGCCAATGGGCAGAGCAACGGCCAGTGCAGCTCCAACGGACAGCGGCATGCGCTCGAAACCTTGGAGTCCACCGTCATCTGA